GCGCCCCCAGTCGCCCGGCTCCCCCGTGATGTCGCAGACAGCGCCGCGGATACGGACCTTGTCCGTGGTGCGGAGCTGGGTGCCGGCAGGGGCGTAGACGGTCCAACCGACGATGACGGTGTCCCGCGCCTGCTGCTGGTCACCTCCGACGGTCGGCGTCTGAGCCCGAGGGGTGACCGCGCACCCATGGACGTCGAATGACTCGTCCGGGCCAGGCAACGGCTGCCCGCGGGCATCGCGGCCTGGCGAGTCCCCAGTACGCAGGACCCGGACGGTCTCCCCGAAGTGGTAAGGGCCGGGCATCAGATCCAGCCCCAGCCTGGCTCGTAGGACAGCCCTGAGCCGTAAGCGTCGTCGACCGGGTAGGTCGGCGACGGGTCCGCCGTCTTGGGAGTGGGATCGATCGTGAACGCGCCACCCCTGCCGGCCAGCGACTTCAGGGCCGCCTTGTCGGACTTCGTCAGATACAGACCGCCCGACCCGGACGGGCGCTGCACCGACATGGGGCCGATCGTCTCGTAGCTGACCTGCTGCGGATTGACGTAGGCGCGGCCAGCCACAGACAGGACCACCGCCGTGGCCTGATCCGGCAGCGGCCTCACGACCGACTCGCACAGGGCGACAGCCTGCTCCAGAAGCAGATCAGCCCGGTCCCCGTCGATCTCCGGCAACCCCAAGTACATGCCGAGTTGCTCGGCGGTAGGAGGAACGAACGGCATCAGGTCCTCCTCAGCTTGCGAGAGCCTCCATGGCGTCGCACCAGGCGGAGAGTTCGTTGGCCGGGTCCAGCTCGGCCGAGCGCGCCTTCGCTCGCTTCGACACCAGCTGGTACTCGGCGCGCGTGGTCAGCAGTTTCCTGATCACTGACTCGTAGCCGGCGACGTCGTGCAGGTCGACGAAGACGCCAGCCTCGCCGAGCGCCTCGCACAGCCCGGGGGTGGGATGGGCGATGACCGGGATACCGGAGGCCATCGCTTCCACGCCGGCCCGGCCCCACGACTCATACGAGGACGGCATGAGCAGGATCTTCGTGCGGCTGTAAACGCTCTCTCGCATTTCGTGACCGCTGACGTGATCGAGGACCTCGACGTTCGGCAGGTCCGGGAGGATCTGCTCGCCGTAGGCGCCGCGGACCGCAAGGAACTGCACGTCGGGCATGCGACGCGCCAGCCTCTCGAACAGCGCGCCGCCCTTCTCGAGGTTGCAGTTGACCAGGGTGACCCGGTCGCCGGGCTTCGTCCGGTACTCCTCGGCGAACACCGGTGGCCGGACGACTAGTTCCTGCCGGGGTCGGACGCTACGCGGGTACTCGGCGAAGAAGAGTTCGGCCTCGCGCCGCATCCACTGCGAGTTGTAGACGGCCAGGGCGGTGTCTCCCGACGCCATCTGACGGAAGGATGGCAGGTGTGTGTTGTGGCAGACGACGGCGAGCGGCCTGCCGTAGCCGCGGGCCATTGCACCCGCGCTGGGCACGTTCTCCAGGTGGGAGACCACCACGTCCGCCTTGCGGATGGCCGAAGCCGCGTCCAGGCGCGTCTCCAGCGGCACGACCTGCACGCCGTCCAGGTCGTAGGCTTCGCGGTCGTCGGTGTAGCGGGACAGCCACACCGACACGTCGTGGCCCCGTTCGACGAGCGCGCGCAGCATGGAATGGACCATCCACTCGGCGCCTGCATTGTGCCGGGGCGGGTAGCCGTGCAGCCGGGCGACGATCTGCATCGCCCGGCCGCCACGGCTCACGAGGCGCCGCCGGCCGCCAGGTACTTGACGAACGCCTCCTCGTCGCCGAGGACGAAGCCGTAGTACGCCTCTGCGAGGAGGAGCACCAGGTTCTCCTGGAACGCGGAGTGGACGCCGCCGTCCTCGTCGATGTACGTCGCCTCGCGGCTGATCTTGACCGTGATGTCCATGCCGACGCCATACGCCGTCTGGGACCAGTCACCGCCGATGCCCCGCAGGCCGGTGTCGATGGTGCCGGACTGGCGCCGCAGCTTGCCGGACACCGAGCGGGAGTAGGCGACCGGCTCGCCGACCAGCGTACCCGCGAGGGCCGCGCCGGTACCCGGCTGGGTGGTGTCGACGAAGATGGGGCGGCCGGTGGTGTCGGTCGCTCCGAGCAGGCTGGGCTTCATCCGGTGGTCGAGGACGGTGCCGGTGTAGTCCCAGTCGTCGTCGATGGTCTCCTTCATGCCCTTGACGATGTCGCCGTAGATGCCGCCGTTGGCCTGGCTGGTGCCGCCGATCGTGACCGACTTGGTGGTCATGGCGAGGTAGTCGGCGAAGGGGCCGGTGGCGCCCTTCATCGTCTTGCCGTGGATCGTCGCGCGGTCGAAGGCTCGGGCGAACGCGGTGGGGAGGTCGCGCTGCAGCTGCGTCCACAGGCCGGCGGCGTTGGAGTCGGCGACCTCCATCGCAACCGGGATCAGGACGGCGATCTTCTTGCCGGTCATCTGCTTGATGTCGACGCCGCCGGTGCTGATCGGCTTCCGGCCAGCCTGCTCGACCCAGTCCGCGGTCGGCACGTCCAGCGGCACCGGGACCGCCGTGTTCGCCGTCATCGCCAGCGGCACCCGCTTTGCGAGCGACATGACCGCCGACTGCTCGACGCTCTTCTCGAAGATGGGCCCGACCAGGGTCTCGGGCAGGAAGGTCGAATCGATGTCCGACAGCTTGATAGGCGGCGTAGCAGCCATGGTCTACCTCTCTCAGCGCCCCCCGTGGAGGGCCCTCTTCATGAAGCCCGCGAACTCCTGCTCGGGGCTGTTGGGGGTTCGGTTGCCGTTGCCTGACGAGCCCTGCGTGCGGTCCGGCCGCGGCGAGCGTGGCCCCTCGGGGGCCTTGGCCCAGTGCGGCTTGCGCTTCAGAAGTTCGGCGAGGTCGCGCTTGATGGCGTCGGTGTCGATGGCGCCGTCGTCGTCGACGTAGTCCGCCAGATTGAGGGCGCCAGCAGCGTCCTCCGGGTCGGCGAAGTCCTTCGCGGCCAGAGCCTCAACCTTCGAGGTCACCGCGGTCCGGATGGCCTTGGCCGCCTTCTCCTGCTGGGCGGTGAGCTGCTCGGCGAGCCTCTCCTGCTCGGTCTTCTGCGCGTCCTCGAGCTCCTTCGCCCGCCGGGCGAGAGGCTCAAGCTCCTTGAGGCGGTCGCGGAGGCTCTTGTTCTCCGCGTTCTTCTTGTTGATCGCCTTCTTGGCGCGGTCCGCGTCGAAGGGCTCCTCTTCGGGTCCGTCCGCCTCCGGGGCGGCCTCCGACTCCTGCAGCTGCTCTTCGACCTGCTCGTTCGGGGTCTCTTCAGGCATGGTGAACTGGCCCTCCAGGGGCTGAGAAAGGCCACCTCCGGGGCAGCCAGGGGGTTACAACGTGGGCTGGTGCCCGTGTTCGGCGAGCGCCAGGCGGAAACGCCTCAGCTGGTCGCCCGAGTGAGGCGCCGCGAACTCGCGGTACAGCCGCTCCCACTCACGTGCGTGATCGGACAGCTCGAACCGCTGCCCCTTGAACACCGGGACGACACCGCAATGGCAGCCGTCGTGGGCCTGGAAGTCAGCCGTGTCCTGCTTGTAGACCGCCCCGCGAGTGGCGAGGAGCTTGCAGAAGGAGCAGGCTCCCAGTGCAGCTGAGCGGGCCCATGCCGTGGCCTGCCGGTCGCGCCGCACCGCCTCCTGGACGGTTCCGCGCCCCTGATCAACCACGAGCTTCTGCGCTACGGCCTCGGCCTTCTTCTCCGCCTGCTCGAGGCGGACGTCCATCGGTTCGCTCTGCGCCTCTGTCGTCTGCGGATCGTCCGGATCGCGGGGCCACAGATCCTTCGTCGCCCAGCGCAAGCTGTTCTCGACCTGCTCATCGGGCGGCGGATCGGCCAGCGGGACATCGAACCGTCCGGCGACTCTGGCAGCGGTCCGCGCGGCGTCGTAGTAGTCCGCCGACAGAGCCGAGGAAGCAGACCCGTACTGATCCACCAGAACCTGTACGGCGGCGATCCAGTCGGGGACCGTCACCTCGAGCCGCGACGGGATGATGATCCGGCGCAAGCTGCGCACGTCGCGGGTCAGGCTCCTCGTGAGGCTCCGCTGAGCCATCCGTTGACGTGCGGCAGCCGGCCCGGAATCAGAAACCGTTGACGCCATCGGCACCCTCCGGCTCCACGGCCCCTTCGGTGTCATCCAAGGTCAGGGACGCCAGGAGCTGGCGGCCCTGGGCCCGACGTCGCTCCGAAGCGACCCTCTGGCGCTGATCCTCCGTGAGCCCCGCCATCTCCAGCGCGACCTCGGAGTCCGCAGGCAGCAGGCCAGCCTGGACCATCTTCACCGCAGCATCCGTCTGTGCGGCAATCGTCGGCGTGGCCGGGTTGCGCCATACGGTGTCGATGCGCCGTGCCGGGTCCGGAGGCTCGCCGTCACGCACCCACAGAGCCAGCCGCATCGTCGCCCGATGAGTGGCGCCGAACCGGCGGATCCGCCGCTCGGCCTTCTTCACCAGAGCGCCCTCGGCGGAACGGATGGCGTCCGCACTGGCCGGGTTGTCGCTGGTGTAGCCCAGCATGTGCGGCGGCACCGACAACTGCGACGACATGATCCGCGCATAGAGGTCGATGATCTTCGTCTGTCCGGAAGGGTCATGGGCGGTGAAGGCGCCGACCGTCGGAACGTTGCCGTCCTCGTCGCGCTCCAGCGCCAGGACACGGCCGATGTACGTCTCCCAGGCCGACTTCGCGTTGCCCTCGGCGTCCTGGAATGCAGACTCGCTGGCACCCAGGATGTAGCGCTGCGGCGCTCCGAAGAACTCGGCGGCCACCTCGATGCCCATCAGCCGCCGGCACGCGGCGTCCGTGATGGACCGGACCTCCGGCGTGATCTCCGATTTGCCGACCCGGTCCCCGGTGCGCTGCCGGTTGGCCATGCGGAGCACCGTGACCACGCCGAGCCCGTGCTCGTCCCGGTCCAGCACCCGCCAGTCGCTGCCTTCCTGCACAGCATGGATCGTCTGGTCTGGCAGGTACAGCGTCACCAAGCGCTCGTCCGGCGTCAGACCGAAGTCGTACCGGTCCTGGCACTCACGCAGGGCATACAGGGGCTTCCGCAGCCGGGCGTCCCACGCCAGCGTCATGTCGAGCGGCGACTCGTAGGTGATGATCGGCGGGGCGCCATCGTCGTCGGCCGTGCCGACGGTCACGTACTCGCGGCCATAGGTGAGGGCGTCCAGGTGCGCCAGGCTCGACTCGTCGTAGAGGTCGTTGGCCTCGGCGATCTCCTCCAGCTCCGCGGAGTCCGTGCCGTCGGCCCATCGGAACGCCTCGAGGTCGAGGCGCTGCTCAAGCGCCTCCACCCCGACCCGCGGCCAGCCGATAACCGTGTGCAGGGTCTTCAGCTGCGGCGGGATGCTGATCCCCAGGTCACGAATCACCTGCTCGCCGTTGAAGTAGGCGTCCAGCACTTCCAGCTTGAAGCGCTGCGCCAGCAGATCGGTTCGCAGCAAAGTGAGGATCTGCTTCTCGTCGTCCGACAGGTCGAGCAGGGGGAGGGTGGGAATCGTCACCGCAGGACCACCACCCTTCCCTTGCCACGAGCCGTTGACCGCTTCGCCCAGGCCGGGCTGTTCATCACCATGCGGCGCAGCATCCGCGCGCCGATCGCGCACACCGCCAGGTCGATCTTCCGGGCCGACTCGCGATGCTCCTTGCCGATCGTGTAGCCCCAGGCGTTCGTGCGGCGCCTGGCGTTCGCAACGTGCTGACGCAGCACCTTGTGACCGTCGTGGGTCAGCTGGCGCTCCAGGACGTCCCGGTAGAACCGGTCCACGGCCTCAGTGAACGTCTGCTGCCGGCGGCGATCACGCATGTCCCACATCACCGCGTGAGCGCCGTGGCCCGACGAGACCGCCTTCAGCTTCAGCCGCTTGCCGTAGCGCTGCGCCCACGCGTCGATGAACCCGTCCCAGTAGCGTTCGCCGTCCGCGTCGTCGAACCCGGAGCCCGGGTCGGCGAAGAACGCGAGCGGCTTGTACATGGCGAACGTGTGGTCCACCACGCCGTCGACCTCCTCGCGAGGCACCCGCCATGGAACGTCGTCCGGCCAGTTCGCGGGCCGCTGCCACACCCCGAGCGTCTGCACATGGCCGTCCCGCAGCCGGCAGGCGACCAGGCCGGTGGCGTCATCCGATTTCGAGCCGTCGAAGAAGCAGACGATCTCGTCGCCCTCGTCGAGGCTCACGCCCTCGTGCGGGCAGGCATCCCACTCGTAACGGGCAAGGAAAGCGTCCTCTGCGGCCGTGATCTGGTTGAACCAGAACCGGCGGGATCGGCTCGGCGGGTTGCGGACATCGAGGATCGACGCCTTCAGCCGCTCGATGTCCAACCATGTCGAATCGCCGCGGACGGCCCTCAACGTCGGCTCGATCCACTCCTCGACGAGCAGCGCCTCGCTCGGCGCCTCCAGGGAGTCGTAGAACAGTCCGGTGTCGGCCGCCCGGCCCGCTTCGGCTGCCTCGTAGGCTTCCCGGGTTCGCTCGGCTACCGAGTCCTCGCCAGGCTCGTAGGCGTTCGTGTTCGCCAGCGTCCTGGCCTGGCCATCCGCCGACTTGGTGGCGTTTCGCTCGATGACCGCAGCCATCTCGTGCCCCTGGTTCGCCTCCACCCAGTGGTGGGTCTCGCCCATGTTCACAGCCGTCGGCCGGCCACCCTCCAGCGCGCGAGGCGACGACGTCACAGCTTCGATGCGGGCCCTGCCCTTGTCGGCGTAGATGATCTCCTTGCCGAGGTCGATCCGATACTCCTCGATCGCCCGCTTCGTCAGGATCGACGGGAACAGCGTCATGGTGTTCCGAGTCTGGTCCTGCGACACCGCGGCAATCTGGACCCAAGCCGCCGGGTGCTGCACACCAAGCGGCTGCCCCGCGGGCACACCCCACTCATTCCCCTCGTCCGCGACCCTGCCGAAACGGCAGGGGCCCACGAACTCGAAGGCCGACCACGTTGCGATCAGCGGGTCCTTGCCCCAGCCCTTCAAGCGTTGAATGACGCCGTCGCGCCACAGGAAGCGGTCCGTCGCTGGGTCCATGGCGTACCACCACAGCGTCAGGCGGGCCTGCTCCGGGGTGTAGCGCCACGGGGCGCCGACATAGTGCTGCAGGTAGGTCGCCGTCCAGGCCAGTGCATGCCAACCCAGGGTGTACTCGGGGAGGACGAAGCGCTTATCCGGCCCGCGCTTCCACGTCGGGCCGATGGTGAACGGGGTGACGACCTCAGGGACTTCTCCCTCAGCCACTCGCGAGGTCACGGTAGGCATCCAGCGGCTTCACCGATGCCAACTGCGGGCCGGCTGGCTTGCGCTCCAGCTCGATCCGGGCGCGGCGCCGGTCTCCCTCGGTGGTGAGCAACCGGGCCATGACGCTGTCGAGGGCGCTCACGTACTGGCCGTTCGGTGGCCGGTCCGACGACAGACCACGGGACATCAGCTCCGCCGCGTACCGCGCCATCGCCCAGTCTGACGGCTGGTAGAAAGCGGCCTGGCCGGACACCTGCAGCGAGAGGTACCAGTCCGCGGCGATCGGATGCCACAGGGGATCCGGATCAGGCAGGTCCGGCAGATCCGTCGGCGCCCCGGACGGGGCCTTGGTGATCGCGTCCTTCTCGTACTTGGAGCGATGCCCCATGCGCTCCTCGGAGCGCTTGCCGATAGGGCCACGTGCACCCATGTCGACCTCCAGGGTCTCGGTGCGAGTGGCCGCGCCTCCAGGGAGCGGCCTTGATCATCAGAAGGGCGCCCTGGCGGGGCGCCGGCCGCCCTAGGAAACCCGGGCGGAATCTCAGGTGCTATACGGCCCCGATGGCCGGGAAGGCCGGCAGGGGGGTAGCCCCCCAGGTCGCCGGCTGCCAGCCAGCTCGGGCTTGATCTTGATCAGTCGCTCTCATGGACCCAGTGGTGGGCCCAGACGTCGGTCAGGTCAGGCTCGACGACGATCATGAGCTTGTCGGTGTCGCTGGTCGTGCTCAGGTGACGCATGGCGATCGGGACGCTGGTGCCGCACTCCGGGCACTGGATGGTCGCCTGCCCCACACCGGCCCCGCCCGCCCCCTCCAGGCCGGCCACGTCAGCCTGCCTGCTGCGTGGGTGGTCCGTCCCGCTCGCCCTCGTCCACCCTCTGGATGTGGGCCTGCTGGGCACTAGGGATAGCTAGGCATACACCGTTGGCGTCGGAGAAGACGGCCCACTCGCCCTGGAAGGCGAGGGTCAACTCGGGATCCTCGACGAGGACGTCCTCGCGTCGCTTCTCTGTGGGGTGCTGGATCAGGTAGGCCGGCATCACTTCACCCCGGGGTGCTCTTCGGTGGGTCTCTTGCGTCCAGGCTTGGGGTTGTCTCGCTGTGCTTGATTGCCCTCTCGGCTGGACTTCTGGTCGTGGCACGGTCCGCACACACCCTGCAGGCCAGTGTCTGTGTGGTCGTCGACCTTGGCCTCGATGTGGTCACAGAACGCCGAGGGCCGCACCCCGCAGATCTTGCAGACGGGGTCCCTCTTCAGGATCCTGGCCCGGATCCTTCGCCAGTTGGGCGGGAGTCTTTTGACGCGCCCCGACCCCTGCCAGCCGCCACTCATTGGGTCAGCCCTGACTCAGGCCGGCCGTCATGATGGCTCTGACAAGTTCGAACGCCTGCAGCTCGGAGAACCCGGCGTTGACATACGCCAGGTAGAGCTCGTGAAGCTGAGCAGCCGCAGCAGCCAGCTGGGTGATGGGATCTTCCGGATCGGCCATGGCGCGGGCTCCTTCGTCGTCACGCTGCGAGCGCCCGGCGGATGCCCTCTTCGAGGGTGACCTTGGGCAAGTAGAAGTCGAGCATCTGGCTGGGGTCACAGACGCGGTGGTGCACCCCTTGCGGGGCGGATGCGAGGTGCTTGAGCGTCGGCGAGTAGCCGGCCGCCTGGGTCGTCAGATGGGCGAGGTCGTCGAAGCTGGTCGCCCGGCCGGTGCCCAGATTGACGGGGCCTTCAACGCCTTCGTCGACGGCTGCGAGGGTTGCGCCGACGAGGTCGTCGATGTGGATCCAGTCGCGGGTGGATGTGCCGTCGCCCCAGATCTCGAAAGGGTCCTGCCGCTCCTTGGCCCGGCGGATGAACGCGGGGAAGGGGTAGCAGTCGTCCTGGTCTTCGCCGTAGCCGGAGAAGGGGCGGAGCACCGTCATCTGCGTGCCCTCGGCGGCGGCGTACTGGCAGAGCTGCTCGCCGGTGAGCTTGGCAAGGCCGTAGGTGGCGTCCGGCTGGCCGGGCTGGCCGTAGTCGATGTCGGTCTCCCCCAGGCGCCGGATCTCTCCTGGCCCCTGGAGGGCGACGGGGTAGGCCGCGGACGAGCTGAAGTACACAGCCCGCGGGATGCTGTTGCGGGCGAGCCAGCGCATGTACCAGGCGTCGAGAGCCAGGTTGGTGGCGACGCCGAGCGGGGACCCGTCGATGCTGGCGCGACCCCCGACGATCGCCGCGCAGTGGATGGCGATGTCGTAGACGTCATCGCTGTAGCGGAAGAGATCGAGGGCGTCGGAGTGGCGCGGATCCAGTTCCACCCCGTGGACGTCCCAGCCGCGAGCTTCCATGGCGGCGTGAAGGTGTCGGCCGACGAAGCCGCAGTGCCCGGTGAGAAGTACCTGCATCAGCTGCTCGCCTTCACTGCCCGGAACACGGGCCACGGCATGCCGTCGACTTCGAGCCGCTTGAGACCCACTCGGGCACAGA
The DNA window shown above is from Streptomyces showdoensis and carries:
- a CDS encoding glycosyltransferase family 4 protein; the protein is MQIVARLHGYPPRHNAGAEWMVHSMLRALVERGHDVSVWLSRYTDDREAYDLDGVQVVPLETRLDAASAIRKADVVVSHLENVPSAGAMARGYGRPLAVVCHNTHLPSFRQMASGDTALAVYNSQWMRREAELFFAEYPRSVRPRQELVVRPPVFAEEYRTKPGDRVTLVNCNLEKGGALFERLARRMPDVQFLAVRGAYGEQILPDLPNVEVLDHVSGHEMRESVYSRTKILLMPSSYESWGRAGVEAMASGIPVIAHPTPGLCEALGEAGVFVDLHDVAGYESVIRKLLTTRAEYQLVSKRAKARSAELDPANELSAWCDAMEALAS
- a CDS encoding phage major capsid protein, whose product is MAATPPIKLSDIDSTFLPETLVGPIFEKSVEQSAVMSLAKRVPLAMTANTAVPVPLDVPTADWVEQAGRKPISTGGVDIKQMTGKKIAVLIPVAMEVADSNAAGLWTQLQRDLPTAFARAFDRATIHGKTMKGATGPFADYLAMTTKSVTIGGTSQANGGIYGDIVKGMKETIDDDWDYTGTVLDHRMKPSLLGATDTTGRPIFVDTTQPGTGAALAGTLVGEPVAYSRSVSGKLRRQSGTIDTGLRGIGGDWSQTAYGVGMDITVKISREATYIDEDGGVHSAFQENLVLLLAEAYYGFVLGDEEAFVKYLAAGGAS
- a CDS encoding phage portal protein, with the translated sequence MTIPTLPLLDLSDDEKQILTLLRTDLLAQRFKLEVLDAYFNGEQVIRDLGISIPPQLKTLHTVIGWPRVGVEALEQRLDLEAFRWADGTDSAELEEIAEANDLYDESSLAHLDALTYGREYVTVGTADDDGAPPIITYESPLDMTLAWDARLRKPLYALRECQDRYDFGLTPDERLVTLYLPDQTIHAVQEGSDWRVLDRDEHGLGVVTVLRMANRQRTGDRVGKSEITPEVRSITDAACRRLMGIEVAAEFFGAPQRYILGASESAFQDAEGNAKSAWETYIGRVLALERDEDGNVPTVGAFTAHDPSGQTKIIDLYARIMSSQLSVPPHMLGYTSDNPASADAIRSAEGALVKKAERRIRRFGATHRATMRLALWVRDGEPPDPARRIDTVWRNPATPTIAAQTDAAVKMVQAGLLPADSEVALEMAGLTEDQRQRVASERRRAQGRQLLASLTLDDTEGAVEPEGADGVNGF
- a CDS encoding terminase — translated: MAEGEVPEVVTPFTIGPTWKRGPDKRFVLPEYTLGWHALAWTATYLQHYVGAPWRYTPEQARLTLWWYAMDPATDRFLWRDGVIQRLKGWGKDPLIATWSAFEFVGPCRFGRVADEGNEWGVPAGQPLGVQHPAAWVQIAAVSQDQTRNTMTLFPSILTKRAIEEYRIDLGKEIIYADKGRARIEAVTSSPRALEGGRPTAVNMGETHHWVEANQGHEMAAVIERNATKSADGQARTLANTNAYEPGEDSVAERTREAYEAAEAGRAADTGLFYDSLEAPSEALLVEEWIEPTLRAVRGDSTWLDIERLKASILDVRNPPSRSRRFWFNQITAAEDAFLARYEWDACPHEGVSLDEGDEIVCFFDGSKSDDATGLVACRLRDGHVQTLGVWQRPANWPDDVPWRVPREEVDGVVDHTFAMYKPLAFFADPGSGFDDADGERYWDGFIDAWAQRYGKRLKLKAVSSGHGAHAVMWDMRDRRRQQTFTEAVDRFYRDVLERQLTHDGHKVLRQHVANARRRTNAWGYTIGKEHRESARKIDLAVCAIGARMLRRMVMNSPAWAKRSTARGKGRVVVLR
- a CDS encoding NAD-dependent epimerase/dehydratase family protein, whose amino-acid sequence is MQVLLTGHCGFVGRHLHAAMEARGWDVHGVELDPRHSDALDLFRYSDDVYDIAIHCAAIVGGRASIDGSPLGVATNLALDAWYMRWLARNSIPRAVYFSSSAAYPVALQGPGEIRRLGETDIDYGQPGQPDATYGLAKLTGEQLCQYAAAEGTQMTVLRPFSGYGEDQDDCYPFPAFIRRAKERQDPFEIWGDGTSTRDWIHIDDLVGATLAAVDEGVEGPVNLGTGRATSFDDLAHLTTQAAGYSPTLKHLASAPQGVHHRVCDPSQMLDFYLPKVTLEEGIRRALAA